In a genomic window of Methanosarcina horonobensis HB-1 = JCM 15518:
- a CDS encoding amylo-alpha-1,6-glucosidase, whose product MSGIRLGTDSFHTYEEGIKREWIVGNGIGGYASSTIIGAGARTYHGLLVAAPKNSPGRVLLLSSLDEELSINEETYPLATHKYPGTVHPEGFTHLSKFILAPSPLWVYQPGDFTVKKKIFMVHNSNTTCVLYEIRCRREGALLRISPLVNARSFHGTTRSNDISFSQRTEPKGVKLESSNGFVFWLSSNLQYHAEPKWYYNFEYDIEKDRGLSFQEDNFNPGYFESKLKLGTSYFFIAASTENISSFTLEKAEDLYTREVYRQNLFAFNSRLTEPFALKLLRATDSFIVKHPSTGEKTIIAGYPWFSDWGRDAMISLPGLVLIPRRFEDAKSILKNFAGNCRKGLIPNNFPAFGGEPAYNTVDASLWFIHSLSRYFAYTEDLLFLSDIWETVEEIIDNYSKGTDFGIGMDSDYLIKQGPQLTWMDAKVNNNPVTPRAGKACEINALWYNALRTACSLGDLLGKETSSYDTLAAGVASNFEKVFWNPEANCLYDIVSEDKEGNQIKDPSIRPNQIFAVSLPYTMLSPEKEKAIVDRVEKDLLTPFGLRTLSADNPSYIGFYKGGPEGRDSAYHNGTVWPWLLGPYVKAYRKVHNYSKKSLEDMRSLLQGFDTHLEIAGIGTVSELFDGNYPYSPDGCIAQAWSVAELLRAYVEDVLGIAP is encoded by the coding sequence ATGAGTGGGATCAGACTTGGAACAGATTCGTTTCATACTTATGAAGAAGGTATAAAAAGAGAATGGATAGTAGGGAACGGGATCGGAGGATATGCTTCATCTACTATCATTGGAGCTGGGGCAAGAACCTACCATGGACTCCTTGTTGCGGCTCCGAAGAATTCCCCTGGAAGGGTTTTACTGCTCTCCTCCCTGGATGAAGAGCTTTCTATAAATGAAGAGACCTATCCGCTTGCAACCCACAAATATCCAGGTACAGTTCATCCAGAAGGATTTACTCATCTTTCCAAGTTTATCCTGGCACCTTCTCCTCTCTGGGTTTACCAGCCCGGAGACTTTACCGTGAAAAAAAAGATTTTCATGGTTCACAATAGTAACACGACATGCGTTCTCTATGAGATAAGGTGTCGCAGGGAGGGAGCTTTGCTGAGAATCTCTCCTCTGGTGAACGCAAGAAGCTTTCATGGGACCACACGTTCTAATGATATCTCTTTTTCTCAGAGAACTGAACCTAAAGGAGTGAAACTGGAAAGCTCTAATGGTTTTGTTTTCTGGCTTTCATCCAATCTCCAGTACCATGCCGAGCCAAAGTGGTACTATAACTTCGAATACGATATTGAGAAAGACCGGGGGCTCTCATTCCAGGAAGACAACTTCAATCCCGGTTACTTTGAAAGTAAACTTAAATTGGGGACCTCTTATTTTTTTATTGCTGCTTCAACTGAAAATATTTCTTCTTTTACTCTCGAAAAAGCTGAAGATCTCTATACAAGAGAGGTTTACCGACAGAATCTTTTTGCTTTTAATTCAAGGCTTACCGAACCTTTCGCACTCAAACTTCTCAGGGCAACGGACTCTTTTATCGTAAAACACCCTTCCACAGGTGAAAAGACAATAATAGCCGGTTATCCCTGGTTCTCAGACTGGGGGAGGGATGCAATGATCTCTCTGCCTGGTCTGGTTTTGATCCCCAGGCGTTTTGAAGATGCCAAATCCATACTAAAAAATTTTGCCGGTAATTGCAGGAAAGGCTTGATCCCCAATAATTTCCCGGCTTTTGGAGGAGAGCCAGCCTATAATACAGTTGACGCATCCCTGTGGTTTATTCACTCCCTGAGCCGTTATTTTGCATATACCGAAGATCTCCTGTTCCTTTCGGATATATGGGAAACTGTGGAAGAAATAATAGATAATTACAGCAAAGGTACGGACTTTGGGATTGGAATGGATTCTGATTACCTTATCAAGCAGGGTCCTCAGCTGACCTGGATGGATGCTAAAGTAAACAATAATCCGGTGACTCCAAGAGCAGGTAAAGCATGTGAGATTAATGCTCTCTGGTATAATGCTCTTAGAACTGCTTGCAGCCTGGGAGATCTGCTTGGCAAAGAAACCTCTTCATATGATACTCTTGCAGCCGGAGTTGCCTCTAACTTTGAAAAAGTCTTCTGGAACCCGGAAGCTAACTGCCTCTATGATATCGTATCTGAGGATAAAGAAGGAAATCAGATTAAAGATCCTTCAATTCGTCCGAACCAGATTTTTGCTGTCTCTCTCCCTTACACCATGCTTTCTCCGGAAAAAGAAAAGGCTATTGTAGACCGGGTAGAAAAAGATCTGCTCACGCCTTTCGGGCTCAGGACACTCTCAGCGGATAATCCTTCTTATATAGGGTTTTATAAGGGAGGGCCTGAAGGAAGGGACTCAGCTTACCACAATGGAACAGTCTGGCCATGGCTTCTCGGACCCTATGTTAAAGCCTATAGAAAAGTGCACAACTATTCGAAAAAGAGTCTTGAGGATATGCGCTCTCTGCTCCAGGGCTTTGATACACATCTTGAAATAGCAGGTATAGGTACGGTTTCTGAGCTATTTGATGGTAATTATCCTTACTCTCCGGATGGCTGCATTGCTCAGGCATGGAGCGTTGCAGAACTTTTAAGGGCATACGTTGAGGATGTCCTTGGAATCGCACCGTGA